In Anabaena sphaerica FACHB-251, a single window of DNA contains:
- a CDS encoding divergent PAP2 family protein → MQDIGDIFNNRVLLVALVACFVAQGLKLIFEVIKHRKLDLRVLVTTGGMPSAHSALVTALAAGVGQSIGWASPDFAVAAIFAIIVMYDAAGVRQAAGKQARILNQMIDELFHEKPDFFQDRLKELLGHTPVQVIAGSALGITISWLARAAY, encoded by the coding sequence ATGCAGGACATAGGCGACATTTTCAACAACCGGGTGCTGCTGGTTGCACTTGTGGCTTGTTTTGTTGCTCAAGGATTAAAACTCATCTTTGAAGTCATCAAACATCGTAAACTGGATCTGCGTGTCTTAGTGACCACTGGAGGTATGCCCAGCGCCCATTCAGCTTTAGTAACAGCTTTAGCCGCTGGTGTTGGGCAAAGTATAGGTTGGGCATCTCCAGATTTTGCTGTGGCTGCGATTTTTGCCATCATTGTTATGTACGACGCTGCTGGAGTGCGTCAAGCGGCTGGTAAGCAAGCTCGGATACTCAATCAAATGATTGATGAATTATTTCATGAAAAACCAGACTTTTTCCAAGACCGTCTCAAGGAACTACTTGGACATACACCCGTTCAAGTAATAGCTGGTTCGGCTTTGGGTATCACCATTTCTTGGTTAGCTAGAGCCGCTTATTAG
- a CDS encoding pyridoxine 5'-phosphate synthase, producing MPTLGVNIDHIATIRQARRTVEPDPIAAAVLAELAGADGITAHLREDRRHIQDRDVRLLRQTVRTHLNLEMAATDEMLGIALDIKPDYVTLVPEKREEVTTEGGLDIVGQIARIGEIVDKLQSAGIPVSLFIDAEPAQIEASVKVQAKFIELHTGQYAEAKDETTRQHELAILAQGCEQAIKAGLRVNAGHGLTYWNVYPVAALPGMEELNIGHTIISRAALVGMERAVREMKQAIQGH from the coding sequence GTGCCTACACTCGGTGTAAATATTGACCATATCGCCACCATCCGCCAAGCCAGACGGACAGTAGAACCAGACCCCATTGCAGCAGCAGTATTAGCAGAATTAGCTGGTGCTGATGGCATTACCGCCCATTTGCGCGAAGACAGAAGACATATTCAAGATAGAGATGTGCGTCTGTTGCGCCAAACAGTGAGAACGCACTTAAACTTAGAAATGGCTGCTACTGATGAAATGCTGGGAATTGCCCTCGACATCAAACCAGATTATGTAACTTTAGTACCGGAAAAGCGCGAAGAAGTAACAACAGAAGGCGGTTTGGATATTGTCGGACAAATTGCTAGAATAGGAGAAATAGTTGATAAATTGCAAAGTGCTGGCATTCCCGTGAGTTTGTTTATCGATGCCGAACCAGCACAAATCGAAGCTTCTGTCAAGGTGCAAGCGAAGTTTATTGAACTGCATACCGGACAATATGCTGAGGCTAAAGATGAAACAACTCGCCAGCATGAATTAGCTATATTAGCCCAGGGATGTGAGCAAGCGATTAAAGCTGGTTTGCGCGTCAATGCCGGTCATGGACTTACATACTGGAACGTTTACCCTGTGGCGGCACTTCCAGGTATGGAAGAACTCAATATTGGTCATACTATCATCAGTCGGGCAGCTTTAGTAGGAATGGAAAGAGCAGTCCGAGAGATGAAACAAGCCATACAGGGTCATTAG
- a CDS encoding Uma2 family endonuclease: MLLELQQIIVHPGQQMLLKDISWQQLENILEEMGERRAARISYSNGWLEIMVPLAEHEKDKEIVGDLVKILLAILDVDFEPFGSTTLKNERMRQAVEPDTSFYIQNQGAVIGKNRIDLNIDPPPDLAIEIDITSRTRFDNYAILGIPELWRYQKQGLEIFLLQDGQYVKSPFSPNFPNIPIVELVNEYVPQCLTIGRSQAMRNFRSWMQENLQ, translated from the coding sequence ATGTTGTTAGAATTGCAACAAATTATTGTTCATCCAGGCCAACAAATGTTACTCAAAGATATTAGTTGGCAGCAACTAGAAAATATTTTAGAAGAAATGGGAGAAAGGCGTGCTGCGCGTATTTCCTATAGTAATGGTTGGTTAGAAATTATGGTGCCTTTAGCTGAACATGAAAAAGATAAGGAAATTGTTGGTGATTTGGTGAAAATTTTGTTAGCAATACTCGATGTTGATTTTGAACCTTTTGGTTCTACAACTCTGAAAAATGAGAGAATGAGGCAAGCTGTAGAACCAGATACCAGTTTTTATATTCAAAATCAAGGGGCTGTAATTGGTAAAAATCGGATTGATTTAAATATAGACCCACCACCAGATTTAGCTATTGAAATTGATATTACTTCTCGGACTCGATTTGATAATTATGCAATTTTAGGAATTCCTGAACTTTGGCGATATCAAAAACAAGGTTTAGAAATTTTCTTGTTACAGGATGGGCAATATGTAAAATCTCCATTTAGTCCTAATTTTCCTAATATTCCAATTGTGGAATTAGTTAATGAGTATGTGCCGCAGTGTTTAACTATTGGCAGAAGTCAGGCGATGCGGAATTTTAGGAGTTGGATGCAGGAGAATTTACAGTAA
- the crtE gene encoding geranylgeranyl diphosphate synthase CrtE codes for MVATDNFQKTSDQARFNLAAYLKERQKLCDTALDQAIPVVYPEKIYEAMRYSLLAGGKRVRPILCLATSEMIGGTIEIAMPTACAVEMIHTMSLIHDDLPAMDNDDYRRGKLTNHKVYGEDIAILAGDGLLALAFEFVATQTPQNVPSERTLQVIARLGKALGAAGLVGGQVVDLESEGKSDTSLETLNFIHNHKTAALLEACVVCGGIIAGASTEDVQKLTRYSQNIGLAFQIIDDILDITATQEQLGKTAGKDLKAEKVTYPSLWGIEQSRAKAQQLVEEACVELASYGDKATPLQAIAHYIVSRNH; via the coding sequence ATGGTAGCAACGGATAATTTTCAAAAAACATCAGACCAAGCCAGGTTTAACCTCGCTGCCTATCTGAAAGAACGACAAAAGCTGTGTGATACTGCTTTGGATCAAGCTATTCCCGTCGTTTATCCAGAAAAGATTTACGAAGCCATGCGCTACTCCCTCTTAGCAGGTGGTAAGCGTGTACGTCCCATTCTTTGCCTTGCTACCTCGGAAATGATTGGTGGCACCATAGAAATAGCCATGCCAACAGCTTGCGCTGTGGAGATGATCCACACCATGTCCTTAATTCATGACGACTTGCCAGCAATGGATAATGACGATTATCGTCGTGGTAAGTTGACAAATCATAAAGTCTACGGCGAAGATATCGCCATTTTGGCTGGGGATGGCTTGTTAGCTTTGGCTTTTGAGTTCGTAGCCACCCAAACCCCCCAAAACGTACCCTCAGAGCGAACTTTACAAGTAATTGCCCGTCTCGGTAAGGCGCTGGGAGCTGCGGGTTTAGTCGGTGGTCAAGTGGTAGATTTAGAATCGGAAGGGAAATCAGATACTTCCCTAGAAACCCTGAATTTTATTCATAACCACAAAACAGCTGCCCTGTTAGAAGCTTGTGTAGTTTGTGGCGGAATTATCGCCGGCGCATCTACAGAAGATGTACAAAAATTAACTCGTTATTCTCAGAATATTGGTCTAGCATTCCAAATCATCGATGATATTCTAGATATCACTGCGACCCAAGAACAACTAGGCAAAACCGCAGGTAAAGACCTTAAAGCCGAGAAAGTCACCTATCCTAGCCTGTGGGGAATTGAACAATCCCGCGCCAAAGCACAACAACTGGTTGAGGAAGCTTGTGTAGAATTAGCATCCTATGGAGACAAAGCAACTCCTCTCCAAGCGATCGCTCATTATATAGTTAGTCGCAATCACTAG
- a CDS encoding SnoaL-like polyketide cyclase: protein MTAKQPNNLPLWVQDRDTVIAYSTHAKWRYQIPPDYTRSNENLAKESTCNHLEGTLEAIVQNLVRTFEMEVSFKSNPQQWLSVVNDKFRISTNGGKEFTAAEVSAQGTYNLFMADSEHYKASEESFESSAKLFHSTFPQGFPWEVLEVYSGPPNVTFKWRHWGHFQGAYKDFAPTGETVEIIGMSVARVTDDLKIVALEHYFDNTLFLDKLTAGGKMENSENKGGGCPFSSWFKGLKKS, encoded by the coding sequence ATGACTGCCAAACAGCCTAACAATCTGCCTCTTTGGGTACAAGACCGGGATACAGTGATTGCATACAGTACCCATGCCAAATGGCGCTATCAGATACCTCCGGATTATACTCGTTCTAATGAAAATCTGGCTAAAGAAAGTACCTGTAATCACTTAGAAGGTACACTAGAAGCGATCGTGCAGAATTTGGTGAGAACCTTTGAAATGGAGGTATCTTTCAAGAGTAACCCCCAACAATGGTTATCTGTGGTGAATGATAAATTTCGTATAAGTACAAATGGGGGTAAAGAGTTTACAGCAGCAGAGGTATCCGCCCAAGGTACTTATAATTTATTTATGGCTGATTCTGAACACTATAAAGCTTCAGAAGAAAGTTTTGAATCATCAGCTAAACTATTTCACAGTACATTTCCCCAAGGTTTTCCTTGGGAAGTGCTAGAAGTTTACTCAGGTCCACCTAATGTTACATTTAAGTGGCGACACTGGGGACATTTCCAAGGTGCATACAAAGACTTTGCACCGACGGGGGAGACAGTAGAAATTATTGGTATGAGTGTAGCTCGTGTTACCGATGATTTGAAGATTGTCGCTTTAGAACACTATTTTGATAACACCCTGTTCTTAGACAAGCTGACAGCAGGTGGCAAAATGGAAAATAGTGAAAACAAGGGTGGTGGTTGTCCTTTCAGTTCTTGGTTTAAGGGATTGAAAAAAAGTTAA
- the upp gene encoding uracil phosphoribosyltransferase, with translation MYPQVKLIEHPLLQHKLTLMRKVETSTTKFRNLLKEVSLLLAYEVTRDLPLKYEPIKTPLAAMNAPVLAPDKKLVLVSVMRAGQGILDGMLELMPSARVGHIGLYRDPKTLIPVEYYFKVPQDVDQRDMLVVDPMLATGNTAVAAVERLKSTNPLSIKFVCLLAAPEGIENFCSVHPDVPVYTAAIDDYLDEHGYIIPGLGDAGDRLFGTK, from the coding sequence ATGTATCCACAAGTAAAATTAATTGAACATCCATTGCTACAACACAAACTTACGCTCATGCGGAAAGTTGAAACCAGCACCACGAAATTTCGTAACCTGCTGAAAGAAGTGAGTTTGTTATTAGCTTATGAAGTCACGCGAGATTTACCGCTAAAATATGAACCTATCAAAACGCCATTAGCAGCGATGAATGCACCAGTTTTAGCACCTGATAAAAAGTTAGTATTGGTGTCTGTAATGCGTGCAGGACAAGGTATTTTAGATGGTATGCTAGAGTTAATGCCATCGGCAAGAGTAGGGCATATTGGTTTATATCGTGATCCAAAAACTCTGATTCCTGTTGAGTATTATTTCAAAGTTCCTCAAGATGTTGATCAGCGGGATATGTTAGTGGTAGACCCGATGCTGGCAACTGGTAATACAGCTGTAGCTGCTGTAGAACGTTTGAAGTCAACTAATCCTTTATCAATTAAGTTTGTTTGTTTACTTGCTGCACCAGAAGGGATTGAAAATTTCTGTTCAGTTCATCCTGATGTACCTGTGTATACCGCTGCTATTGATGACTATTTAGATGAACATGGTTATATTATTCCAGGTTTGGGAGATGCAGGCGATCGCCTATTTGGGACAAAATAA
- a CDS encoding MgPME-cyclase complex family protein: MKTYYYVLASQHFLLEEEPIHEVLKERTRHYHEQEKEIDFWLVKNPAFLEAPEMSANKAKCPKPPVAIISTNSQFITWLKLRLEYVITGEFQAPSATISDALASLTTVS, from the coding sequence ATGAAAACATACTATTACGTTTTGGCGAGTCAACACTTTCTGCTAGAAGAAGAACCAATACACGAAGTGTTGAAAGAACGCACCCGTCATTACCACGAACAAGAAAAAGAAATAGACTTTTGGTTAGTAAAAAACCCAGCTTTTCTAGAAGCACCGGAAATGTCAGCAAATAAAGCTAAGTGTCCTAAACCTCCAGTAGCCATTATTTCTACCAATTCTCAATTTATAACTTGGTTAAAATTGCGGTTAGAGTATGTAATCACTGGAGAATTTCAGGCACCTTCGGCAACAATTTCTGATGCTTTGGCATCTTTAACAACTGTGTCATAA